A genomic stretch from Halococcus sediminicola includes:
- the uvsE gene encoding UV DNA damage repair endonuclease UvsE, translating to MTRYGYAAMNVTLREENVRTNRGMQKATFEERGLDYVGELAEKNCQGLKRIVEWNLDHDIHYYRIASDLLPWFSRYDFDDLPNAAEIRCLLEEVGALAREHDMRLTFHPDHFVKLASNKEDVVERSVTDLENHGVLLDAMKLSRTPYNAINIHIGAHYGDKEATGERFCEHFQRLSPAVQDRLTVENDDTNSLWSVPELIDAVHDRIDIPITYDDFHHQFTSRGLTRREALTDAAETWETTPIIHYSESRRLHEADPSIRPQNHSDYVAGPIRTYGTNADVMLEAKQKELAVLRYRDDATST from the coding sequence ATGACGCGCTACGGCTACGCCGCGATGAACGTCACGCTCCGCGAGGAAAACGTCCGGACGAATCGCGGGATGCAGAAAGCCACCTTCGAGGAGCGTGGTCTCGACTACGTCGGCGAGCTCGCCGAGAAGAACTGTCAGGGTCTCAAGCGCATCGTCGAGTGGAATCTCGATCACGACATCCACTACTATCGCATCGCTTCGGACCTCCTGCCGTGGTTCAGTCGATACGATTTCGATGACTTGCCGAACGCGGCCGAGATTCGCTGTCTCCTCGAAGAAGTGGGTGCTCTTGCTCGTGAACACGACATGCGGCTGACCTTCCACCCGGATCACTTCGTGAAACTGGCAAGCAACAAGGAGGACGTCGTTGAGCGGTCGGTAACCGATCTGGAAAACCATGGGGTCCTGCTTGACGCAATGAAACTGTCGCGGACACCATACAACGCGATCAACATCCACATCGGAGCACACTACGGCGACAAAGAAGCGACGGGCGAGCGCTTCTGCGAGCACTTCCAGCGACTTTCGCCGGCAGTACAAGATCGTCTGACCGTCGAGAACGATGACACCAACTCACTCTGGAGCGTTCCGGAATTGATCGATGCTGTGCATGATCGCATCGATATTCCAATCACCTACGACGATTTTCATCATCAGTTCACGAGCCGCGGGCTGACACGCCGCGAGGCACTCACGGATGCTGCGGAAACGTGGGAAACGACCCCGATCATCCACTACAGCGAATCTAGACGCCTCCACGAGGCCGATCCGTCGATTCGACCGCAGAACCACAGTGACTACGTTGCCGGGCCGATCCGTACCTACGGAACGAATGCCGACGTGATGCTCGAAGCGAAACAAAAAGAACTAGCAGTGCTCCGGTATCGCGACGACGCGACATCGACGTAG